Genomic window (Cottoperca gobio unplaced genomic scaffold, fCotGob3.1 fCotGob3_324arrow_ctg1, whole genome shotgun sequence):
TCCACATTATAAACACCAGAGTCCAGTCACTGTATTGTGACTGGACTCTGGTGTTTATAATGGGGAGATAACAAATCTTTAGGGTAAAACTCATTAAATAGACATAAATCTGAAAGGAGTTTGGTTCTGACGTACTGCTGTGACCCGAGATGTTTAACTGatctaatatattataaaataaatatttattgtatacCACCTCTACAGAACATTTCCTAGTGGAaagttttatatattaatattgtcaTCAGAAACGCAGAGCCGACCTGTTTGCAGTCCAGCTGTTAGcaaaagtttgttttgtctttcaggTTTTGAGAAGCCATCAGCGATCCAGCAGAGAGCCATCAAACAGATCATCAAAGGCCGAGACGTCATCGCCCagtaagtgtgtgcgtgtgtaaattGAAAAGCGCTGCATTTAAACACCACACGTGTGTGGGCCTAATGACGaaattaattatctttattGACATTGCGGTGAAGTGTCAATAAAtagatgtaaaataaatgttttattacaaacGCAGTGATCAGCGAGGAATCTGCTGATtttgaatattaatatttacagacTAAGAAGCCGAATTCTCCTTTACAATAATTCACTACATGCTTACAGGAAAATATTAAAAGGTTCAATAAATCAGATCAGTGTCCTCTAACAGCTGTTTTGTGGTGCATTCAGGTCCCAGTCTGGAACAGGAAAGACGGCCACCTTCTGCGTGTCGGTGCTGCAGTGTCTCGACATCCAGGTCAGTGCTCGGATAAACTGCAGCCGCACGTTTAACAGAAGTGTGTGACGTGTTCAACTTAATGTAGGTTTGATGTGTTCGCTGTCTGCAGGTGAGGGAGACGCAGGCGCTGATCCTCGCTCCCACCAGAGAGCTGGCTGGGCAGATTCAGAAGGTAGCCCCGCCCACACCGCCTCACCCAGATGATCATCTGTGAGCTGCTCTGAGTGTCCTGGTCTCTGATTGGCTCTGTCTGTTTCAGGTGCTGCTGGCTCTGGGAGACTACATGAACGTGCAGTGTCATGCCTGCATCGGCGGGACCAACGTAGGCGAGGACATCCGGAAGCTAGACTACGGTCAGCACGTTGTGTCGGGGACGCCGGGACGAGTGTTTGGTGAgtccacacacagctgtgtgtataatataaatatatatatatatatatatatatatgtgtgtgtgtgtgtgtgtgtgagagtgagagtcgAATGTCCTCGTTAGTATTTCTTTTCAagagtttgttgtgtttctgcagataTGATTCGGCGAAGGAGTCTGAGGACAAGAGCCATCAAGATGCTGGTTCTAGACGAAGCTGACGAGATGCTCAACAAAGGTGAGCATGTGCAGAAACCACGTGACCTCTGGGGTCAGGTGTTTGTAAACCTGGAATACTGCATGTAGTTGTTGTTGAGCGGGGAGgggtgaagctgaagctgaacacctgttgttgttgttgttgttgttgtgttcagGCTTTAAGGAGCAGATATACGATGTGTACCGCTACCTGCCTCCAGCCACGCAGGTGGTGCTGATCAGCGCCACGCTGCCGCACGAGATCCTGGAAATGACCAACAAGTTCATGACCGACCCGATCCGCATCCTGGTCAAACGGTGAGGAGGCGTTCAGGGACCCTTAGAAAAGAAAGATATAAATAGTGAGTCAGTCCAGCTTCAGATGAAGATGCTGCACTGACTCACTATTTATATCTTCAGAGGCTCAAGCAACAAGGGTTATAAActgcctctctctgcccccccccccctctctctctctctctgcccccccccccctctctctctctctgccccccccccccctctctctctctctctctctctctctctctctctgcccccccaCAGTGATGAGTTGACACTGGAGGGGATAAAGCAGTTCTTCGTGGCggtggagagggaggagtgGAAGTTCGACACTCTGTGTGATCTGTACGACACACTGACCATCACACAGGCGGTCATCTTCTGCAACACCAAGAGGAAGGTCTGCTCcactctctctaacacacacacacacctgtcagtgATAGATAAACAGGTACACTCGGCCTGCAGCAGCAAAGGCTTCTGTGTTGAGTGTCAAAGCTGAGTGTtcgtgtgtgtttcaggtggacTGGCTGACAGAGAAGATGCGAGAGGCGAACTTCACGGTGTCGTCGATGCACGGCGACATGCCTCAGAAGGAGAGGGAGTCCATCATGAAGGAGTTCAGATCAGGAGCCAGGTAACGCAGAGCCGAGAACACCTGTTACACCTTCCTGCTCTGATGGGATTTAACGGCATTTTAATCTCTTTTTAGTCGCGTGCTGATCTCCACCGACGTTTGGGCTCGAGGGTTAGACGTTCCTCAAGTGTCTCTGATCATCAACTACGACCTTCCCAACAACAGAGAGCTCTACATCCACAGGTAACAGACCCCTCCATAGACGTAAACATAACTATAGTTCtataagaaaacacatttggcCTGGGGCGGGGCATACAGGCACTTAGTCTGGGGGCGGGGGGGTTTCCACTtgggtgtgttttatttata
Coding sequences:
- the eif4a3 gene encoding eukaryotic initiation factor 4A-III, with product MAAAGTQGRKRIMREEDMTKVEFETSEEVDVTPTFDTMGLREDLLRGIYAYGFEKPSAIQQRAIKQIIKGRDVIAQSQSGTGKTATFCVSVLQCLDIQVRETQALILAPTRELAGQIQKVLLALGDYMNVQCHACIGGTNVGEDIRKLDYGQHVVSGTPGRVFDMIRRRSLRTRAIKMLVLDEADEMLNKGFKEQIYDVYRYLPPATQVVLISATLPHEILEMTNKFMTDPIRILVKRDELTLEGIKQFFVAVEREEWKFDTLCDLYDTLTITQAVIFCNTKRKVDWLTEKMREANFTVSSMHGDMPQKERESIMKEFRSGASRVLISTDVWARGLDVPQVSLIINYDLPNNRELYIHRIGRSGRYGRKGVAINFVKNDDIRILRDIEQYYSTQIDEMPMNVADLI